From Amphiura filiformis chromosome 20, Afil_fr2py, whole genome shotgun sequence, a single genomic window includes:
- the LOC140142776 gene encoding uncharacterized protein: MKQRELLEEEQAWLRQKLTEQEKLLALKQAQLTETELLYLQTGDPNCNAPSVNMYPYSPHGRLGVEPPPVQRQPYGLYPMAEGGVVSTNFPPEEFDEFGQPKLLTESMHGLGLGYESSRHSHHEWSPSSGNSDSRHKRKPHDGRKSSRRKESYGESNHRVPSRNHGQYDGYASMYSASKSKRKHAGSISSSPSTTSTSTMSSNPRHRSKVKHTATSPLYRDASTAVSPRPTLSPVVSPHPALSPAKVEVTRAPAHTSFNRSSSSSMAHKHPSRLQGNRSLQSNRQRTSPSTTTHNRDTLQLTDLIDSLDDTIELQRTSFSHHKLINRTHNGSSRGHPRTRSPDYGITPELFSMEDGSDDQESRMLEEVFFVV; encoded by the exons ATGAAGCAGAGAGAACTTCTTGAGGAAGAGCAAGCTTGGTTGAGGCAGAAGTTAACAGAACAAGAGAAATTGCTTGCTTTAAAACAAGCCCAGTTGACTGAAACAGAATTGTTGTATTTGCAAACTGGAGACCCAAATTGCAATGCCCCTAGCGTGAATATGTACCCGTACAGTCCTCACGGTAGGTTGGGAGTAGAACCGCCGCCGGTGCAAAGACAGCCATATGGTTTATACCCGATGGCCGAAGGTGGTGTCGTCTCAACAAATTTTCCTCCAGAAGAATTCGACGAGTTTGGGCAGCCAAAATTACTCACTGAATCTATGCATGGACTTGGACTAGGATACGAGTCTAGTCGTCATTCTCACCATGAGTGGAGCCCGTCATCGGGGAATTCAGATTCGCGACATAAACGGAAACCGCACGATGGCAGAAAGTCTTCACGAAGGAAGGAGTCTTATGGTGAATCTAACCACAGGGTTCCTAGCAGGAATCATGGCCAGTATGATGGGTATGCATCAATGTATTCAGCTAGCAAGTCAAAAAGGAAACATGCAG GGTCCATTTCCTCATCACCTTCAACCACATCTACCTCCACCATGTCATCCAACCCCCGTCATCGAAGCAAGGTGAAGCACACCGCTACGTCCCCTCTGTATAGAGATGCAAGCACTGCTGTATCACCCCGCCCAACACTATCACCGGTGGTATCACCTCACCCAGCACTATCACCCGCCAAAGTGGAAGTCACCAGGGCACCAGCACACACCAGTTTTAACAG atcatcgtcatcatcgatGGCTCACAAACATCCATCCAGACTACAAGGCAACCGATCATTGCAAAGTAACAGGCAGAGAACTAGTCCGTCCACAACAACTCATAACAG AGACACACTACAGTTGACAGATCTCATTGACTCCTTAGATGATACAATAGAGCTGCAGAGAACCTCATTCTCACACCACAAACTCATAAACAGAACTCACAATGGATCTTCAAGAGGTCACCCAAGGACAAGATCACCTGATTATGGAATCACCCCGGAGCTGTTCTCCATGGAGGATGGGAGTGATGATCAGGAATCTAGGATGCTAGAAGAAGTGTTCTTTGTGGTTTGA